From Vigna unguiculata cultivar IT97K-499-35 chromosome 5, ASM411807v1, whole genome shotgun sequence, the proteins below share one genomic window:
- the LOC114185287 gene encoding glucose-6-phosphate 1-dehydrogenase, cytoplasmic isoform: MGTSEWHIERRASFGSESTIAREPGNVPESGSLSIVVLGASGDLAKKKTFPALFHLYRQGFLPPDEVHIFGYARTKISDDELRDRLRGYLVPEKGASAQQLEDLEKFLKLIKYVCGSYDSEDGFRLLDKEISEHEYLKNSVEGLSRRLFYLALPPSVYPSVCKMIKTCCMNKSDLGGWTRVVVEKPFGRDLQSAEELSTEIGKLFEEPQIYRIDHYLGKELVQNLLVLRFANRFFLPLWNRDNIDNVQIVFREDFGTEGRGGYFDQYGIIRDIIQNHLLQVLCLVAMEKPVSLKPEHIRDEKVKVLESVLPIRDDEVVLGQYEGYTDDPTVPDESNTPTFATVILRIHNERWEGVPFILKAGKALNSRKAEIRVQFKDVPGDIFKCQKQGRNEFVIRLQPSEAIYMKLTVKQPGLEMSAVQSELDLSYGQRYQGVTIPEAYERLILDTIRGDQQHFVRRDELKASWQIFTPLLHRIDDGDFKPILYKPGSRGPREADQLLEQAGYVQTHGYIWIPPTL; this comes from the exons ATGGGAACAAGTGAATGGCACATTGAACGAAGAGCTAGCTTTGGCAGTGAATCCACCATAGCAAGAGAGCCAGGAAATGTACCTGAGAGTGGGTCACTCTCTATAGTTGTGCTTGGTGCTTCCGGTGATCTTGCTAAGAAGAAGACATTTCCCGCACTTTTTCACCTATACCGGCAG GGATTCCTACCACCTGACGAAGTTCATATTTTTGGCTATGCAAGGACAAAAATCTCTGATGATGAATTGAGAGACCGGTTGCGGGG CTATCTTGTTCCTGAAAAAGGTGCATCTGCCCAACAGTTGGAGGATTTAGAGAAGTTTTTAAAGCTG ATCAAATATGTATGTGGCTCTTATGATTCTGAGGATGGCTTTCGCCTGTTGGATAAAGAGATTTCAGAGCACGAATATTTGAAAAACAGTGTAGAGGGATTATCTCGGAGGCTTTTCTATCTTGCTCTTCCTCCTTCGGTATATCCATCTGTTTGCAAGATGATCAAGACTTGTTGCATGAATAAAT CTGATCTTGGTGGATGGACACGTGTTGTTGTTGAGAAACCTTTTGGTAGGGATCTACAATCTGCTGAGGAACTCAGCACTGAGATCGGAAAGTTGTTTGAGGAACCACAGATTTACCGTATTGATCATTACTTGGGAAAGGAACTAGTGCAGAATTTG TTGGTACTTCGCTTTGCAAATCGGTTTTTCTTGCCTCTTTGGAACCGCGACAACATTGACAACGTGCAG ATAGTTTTCAGAGAGGATTTTGGAACTGAAGGCCGTGGTGGATATTTTGACCAGTATGG AATTATTCGAGATATTATCCAAAACCATCTGCTGCAG GTTCTGTGCTTGGTTGCTATGGAAAAACCAGTTTCTCTCAAGCCTGAGCACATTCGGGATGAGAAAGTGAAG GTTCTTGAATCAGTGCTCCCTATTAGAGATGACGAGGTTGTTCTGGGACAATATGAAGGCTATACAGATGACCCAACTGTGCCTGACGAGTCAAACACCCCAACATTTGCTACTGTTATTCTGCGAATTCACAATGAAAGATGGGAAG GTGTTCCTTTCATACTAAAAGCAGGGAAGGCCCTAAATTCTAGAAAGGCTGAGATACGGGTCCAATTCAAGGACGTTCCTGGTGATATTTTCAAGT gtCAAAAGCAGGGGAGAAATGAGTTTGTTATCCGCCTCCAGCCTTCTGAAGCTATTTACATGAAGCTTACG GTCAAGCAACCTGGACTAGAGATGTCTGCAGTGCAAAGTGAACTTGACTTGTCATATGGACAACGGTATCAAGGGGTAACCATTCCAGAAGCTTATGAACGCCTAATTCTTGACAC AATTAGAGGTGATCAGCAACACTTTGTTCGGAGAGATGAGTTGAAG GCATCGTGGCAAATCTTCACCCCACTTTTGCACAGAATTGATGATGGGGACTTCAAGCCAATCCTTTACAAACCAGGAAGCAGGGGTCCTAGAGAAGCAGATCAGTTACTTGAACAAGCTGGCTATGTTCAAACACATGGCTATATTTGGATCCCTCCTACCTTGTAG